The following coding sequences are from one Candidatus Binatia bacterium window:
- the dacB gene encoding D-alanyl-D-alanine carboxypeptidase/D-alanyl-D-alanine-endopeptidase has protein sequence MSYVKSSVSFRRRSNRSRARKRRALACIALLLGAVALWFVVQARSSTKPPAAEQARTQPPSRVSAYDAPEWSDAERSRLWKSLHGAFVPAIAGAKGWSFAVVAPDGATLFDERANRAVAPASAQKLIVAATALDALGPAFRFHTLFASRDAIAEGGALDGDLWLIGSGDPSLQSADLRNGVGVLARSGLRRVGGSLVVDASAMRGPALNAHWGAEDDGQEYAAPTSALSVDGDTAEDRPMDDVVRYVAARVDSMLAARGIALAAPPGVGVAPLGSVVLWDHRSLPLTALESHMLFESDNHYAEQLLRTVGEAVTGAADDDGGIAAERRYLRRLGIPAPGLRIFDGSGLSAQNRVAAITLARLLAQSEAALYRLLPLGGREGTLQDYDFTTALGRVRAKSGHLADVSSLAGYVTTRDRGRLAFAFLIDGSPGDPDAAIVQAVDRLAVY, from the coding sequence ATGAGTTACGTGAAGAGCAGCGTAAGCTTCAGGCGAAGATCGAATCGCTCGCGCGCGCGTAAGAGGCGCGCGCTCGCATGCATCGCGCTGCTCCTCGGAGCGGTCGCGCTGTGGTTCGTCGTGCAGGCCCGCTCTTCGACGAAGCCGCCCGCCGCCGAGCAGGCGCGAACGCAGCCGCCGAGCCGCGTCTCCGCATACGACGCGCCCGAGTGGAGCGATGCCGAGCGTTCGCGCTTATGGAAGAGCCTGCACGGCGCGTTCGTTCCTGCGATCGCCGGCGCGAAGGGCTGGAGCTTTGCGGTCGTCGCCCCCGACGGCGCGACGCTCTTCGACGAGCGCGCGAATCGCGCGGTCGCGCCTGCCTCCGCGCAGAAGCTAATCGTCGCCGCGACGGCGCTCGACGCGCTCGGTCCCGCCTTTCGGTTTCACACGCTCTTTGCAAGCCGCGACGCGATCGCCGAGGGCGGCGCGCTCGACGGCGATCTCTGGCTGATCGGCTCCGGCGACCCGTCGCTGCAATCGGCCGATCTTCGTAACGGCGTCGGCGTCCTCGCGCGATCGGGATTGCGCAGGGTCGGCGGCAGCCTCGTCGTGGACGCCAGCGCGATGCGCGGGCCGGCGCTCAACGCGCACTGGGGCGCCGAGGACGACGGCCAGGAGTACGCAGCGCCGACGAGCGCGCTCTCCGTTGACGGCGACACCGCCGAGGATCGTCCGATGGACGACGTCGTTCGTTACGTCGCGGCGCGCGTGGACTCCATGCTCGCTGCGCGCGGGATCGCGCTCGCGGCCCCGCCCGGCGTCGGGGTCGCGCCGCTCGGCAGCGTCGTCCTCTGGGATCATCGCTCGCTTCCGCTGACGGCGCTCGAATCGCACATGCTCTTCGAATCCGACAACCATTATGCAGAGCAACTCTTGCGCACGGTCGGCGAAGCGGTGACCGGCGCGGCGGACGACGATGGCGGCATCGCGGCCGAGCGGCGCTATCTGCGCCGGCTCGGCATTCCGGCGCCGGGCCTGCGGATCTTCGACGGCAGCGGGCTCTCGGCGCAGAATCGCGTCGCGGCGATTACGCTGGCGCGTCTGCTCGCCCAATCCGAGGCCGCGCTCTATCGCCTGCTTCCGCTCGGCGGCCGCGAGGGAACGCTGCAGGATTACGATTTCACGACGGCGCTCGGCCGGGTTCGCGCGAAGAGCGGCCATCTCGCCGACGTCTCCTCGCTCGCGGGATACGTGACGACGCGCGATCGCGGGCGGCTGGCGTTCGCATTCTTGATCGACGGCTCTCCGGGCGATCCCGATGCTGCGATCGTCCAGGCCGTCGATCGGTTGGCGGTCTATTGA